One genomic segment of Huiozyma naganishii CBS 8797 chromosome 8, complete genome includes these proteins:
- the CBP4 gene encoding Cbp4p (similar to Saccharomyces cerevisiae CBP4 (YGR174C); ancestral locus Anc_5.186) — protein MEGPVWRRWLRVYVWGGAIIGSGVLLFKYSTPSDEKLIESFSPEVRRRYEEGRQLRQEEQRQLMKIVRETANSSDPIWKTGPIQSPFERRNNNNNTAGSQDIFDEFHRRQGEDDKRGDLERMQNSLLEIRRQNAADQPKKHWWKPW, from the coding sequence ATGGAGGGACCTGTATGGAGACGGTGGCTGAGAGTGTACGTGTGGGGTGGAGCGATCATTGGCAGCGGCGTGCTTCtgttcaagtactcgaCCCCGTCGGACGAAAAGTTGATAGAGTCGTTTTCCCCTGAGGTGCGGCGGCGGTACGAGGAGGGCCGACAGTTACGGCAGGAGGAGCAGAGGCAGCTGATGAAGATCGTCAGGGAGACAGCGAACAGCTCGGACCCGATCTGGAAGACGGGGCCCATACAGTCGCCCTTCGAGCGccgcaacaacaacaacaacaccgcGGGGTCGCAGGACATCTTTGACGAGTTCCATAGGCGGCAGGGGGAGGATGACAAGCGCGGGGACCTCGAGAGGATGCAGAACAGCCTACTGGAGATCCGCAGGCAGAACGCGGCGGACCAGCCGAAGAAACACTGGTGGAAACCCTGGTAG
- the DUT1 gene encoding bifunctional dITP/dUTP diphosphatase (similar to Saccharomyces cerevisiae DUT1 (YBR252W); ancestral locus Anc_7.173): MSTPTLRVQLRSEHATAPTKGSHAAAGYDIYASQPTTIPAGGQGLVATDVSFTVPLGTYGRIAPRSGLAVKHGIQTGAGVVDRDYTGEVRIVLFNHSQRDFTVERGDRVAQLILERIVDDAEVVVVDSLEESARGAGGFGSTGK; encoded by the coding sequence ATGTCCACGCCAACTTTGAGAGTGCAATTGAGATCTGAACACGCGACTGCGCCAACGAAAGGTTCGCACGCTGCTGCAGGTTACGACATCTACGCGTCGCAGCCAACGACGATCCCCGCGGGGGGGCAAGGTCTCGTGGCCACGGACGTGTCCTTCACAGTCCCATTGGGTACGTACGGCCGGATCGCGCCGCGGTCAGGACTCGCCGTGAAGCACGGGATTCAGACGGGTGCCGGGGTAGTGGACAGGGACTACACCGGGGAGGTCAGAATCGTGCTTTTCAACCACTCCCAGAGGGACTTCACCGTGGAGAGGGGCGACCGTGTCGCACAGCTCATCCTCGAACGCATCGTCGACGACGCAGAGGTCGTCGTCGTGGACTCACTCGAAGAGAGCGCCAGAGGCGCCGGCGGTTTCGGCAGCACGGGGAAGTAA
- the TIM44 gene encoding protein translocase subunit TIM44 (similar to Saccharomyces cerevisiae TIM44 (YIL022W); ancestral locus Anc_7.196): MLAYKTVRPASAGVRVVARAPLHTARVLLNGGRDPRSPLSIFRDTFKKEWEKSQELQENIRTLQDASGKIGETEAYRKAREAFLRAQKGSTIVGKTLKKTGETVEGIASKAWDSEIAKASRKAAVKTAQKLDEGFEPVRQTQLYKDVSEVIDDGDSTSYGGFFTREERQRRREKALASGERVRAVKSNDEAGTALVATGVESKESLGKKMEDFKEKTAVGRSLHGLKHRLWDESENPLIVFMRKVSGKVGKFFAETESGRVYTQFKLMDPNFNSVTFTKHLREYVVPEILEAYVRGDEKVLKKWFSEAPYNVYAAQQKMFKEKALFADGRILDIRGVEIVSAKLLQPQDLPVLVVGCRAQEINLYKKVKTGEIAAGSESNILMSSYAMVFTRDPEQVTDEETEGWKILEFVRGGSRQFT; the protein is encoded by the coding sequence ATGCTAGCTTATAAAACGGTTCGTCCAGCGTCTGCCGGTGTGAGAGTGGTTGCGCGTGCACCGCTGCACACGGCGCGGGTGCTGTTGAACGGTGGTCGAGACCCGCGGTCGCCGCTGTCTATCTTTAGAGACACTTTCAAGAAGGAGTGGGAGAAGTCGCAGGAGTTACAGGAGAATATCAGGACGTTGCAAGATGCGTCTGGGAAGATCGGTGAGACGGAGGCGTACAGGAAGGCGCGGGAGGCCTTCCTACGCGCGCAGAAGGGGTCTACGATCGTCGGGAAGACGCTGAAGAAGACAGGGGAGACCGTGGAAGGTATAGCGTCGAAGGCGTGGGATTCGGAGATCGCGAAGGCTTCGCGGAAGGCCGCGGTGAAGACGGCACAGAAACTGGACGAAGGGTTTGAGCCCGTGCGGCAGACACAGCTGTACAAGGATGTCTCTGAGGTGATCGACGACGGGGATAGTACCAGTTACGGTGGATTTTTTACTCGCGAGGAGAGGCAACGTAGGAGGGAGAAGGCGCTCGCTTCGGGAGAGCGTGTCCGTGCCGTCAAGAGCAACGACGAGGCTGGCACTGCACTGGTGGCGACAGGTGTAGAGTCCAAAGAGTCCCTCGGTAAGAAGATGGAGGATTTCAAGGAGAAGACCGCCGTCGGCAGGTCCCTACACGGGCTGAAACACAGGCTCTGGGACGAGAGCGAGAACCCGCTCATCGTGTTCATGCGCAAAGTCTCCGGTAAAGTGGGCAAGTTCTTCGCAGAGACGGAGTCCGGCCGTGTGTACACGCAATTCAAGCTCATGGACCCGAACTTCAACAGTGTCACTTTCACGAAGCATCTCCGGGAATACGTCGTCCCTGAGATCCTTGAGGCGTACGTGCGTGGCGACGAGAAGGTGCTCAAGAAATGGTTCAGCGAGGCCCCGTACAACGTCTACGCTGCACAGCAGAAGatgttcaaagagaaggCTTTGTTTGCTGACGGCCGTATCCTCGACATCAGAGGCGTCGAGATTGTCAGTGCAAAACTGCTCCAACCACAAGACCTTcccgtcctcgtcgtcggGTGTAGAGCCCAAGAGATTAACTTGTacaagaaggtcaagaCGGGGGAGATAGCAGCGGGCAGCGAGTCCAATATCCTCATGAGCTCGTACGCGATGGTGTTCACAAGAGACCCAGAACAGGTCACAGACGAGGAAACGGAAGGGTGGAAAATCCTCGAATTCGTCCGCGGCGGGTCCAGACAGTTCACCTGA
- the RPB3 gene encoding DNA-directed RNA polymerase II core subunit RPB3 (similar to Saccharomyces cerevisiae RPB3 (YIL021W); ancestral locus Anc_7.194) has translation MNEEGPQVKIREANRDNVDFILSNVELAMANSLRRVMVAEIPTLAIDSVQVETNTTVLADEFIAHRLGLIPLQSMDIERLEYCRDCFCEDHCDKCSVVLTLQAVGESESTTNVYAKDLTIVSNLMGRNIGHPIIQDKENNGVLICKLRKGQELKMTCIAKKGIAKEHAKWGPTSAIEFEYDPWNKLKHTSYWYEVDAAQEWPNSENCEYEDPPVEGEPFDYKSKAETFYMNVETIGSISVDQVVVRGIDTLQKKVASILLSLTQMEQEKTNFAQGNVPGIEGNMINSGGADTGFAGGNDQDMYVPNAGTGGNIGSGSGSGVYDDAW, from the coding sequence ATGAACGAAGAGGGCCCCCAGGTGAAGATTAGAGAAGCGAACAGGGATAATGTCGACTTCATACTGTCCAATGTGGAACTGGCCATGGCCAACTCTCTTAGGAGAGTGATGGTGGCCGAAATCCCTACTTTGGCGATCGATTCCGTGCAAGTGGAAACGAACACCACTGTGCTGGCAGATGAGTTTATTGCACACAGACTTGGGTTGATACCTTTGCAGAGCATGGACATCGAGCGGCTGGAGTACTGTCGGGACTGTTTCTGTGAGGACCATTGCGACAAATGTTCTGTTGTGCTGACGCTGCAGGCGGTGGGTGAGAGTGAGTCCACCACGAACGTGTACGCCAAGGATCTGACCATCGTGTCGAACCTCATGGGACGCAACATTGGCCACCCAATTATACAGGACAAAGAGAATAACGGGGTGCTTATTTGCAAGCTGCGGAAGGGCCAAGAGCTGAAGATGACGTGCATTGCGAAAAAGGGGATTGCCAAGGAACACGCCAAATGGGGTCCCACCTCCGCTATAGAGTTTGAGTACGACCCCTGGAACAAGCTGAAACATACAAGCTACTGGTACGAGGTGGATGCTGCTCAGGAGTGGCCCAACTCGGAGAACTGTGAGTACGAGGACCCTCCAGTGGAGGGAGAACCCTTCGATTATAAGTCCAAGGCGGAGACTTTCTACATGAACGTGGAAACGATAGGCTCCATCAGCGTCGACCAAGTAGTAGTCAGAGGGATTGACACTCTACAGAAGAAAGTAGCATCCATACTGTTATCGCTGACCCAAATGGAGCAAGAAAAGACTAACTTTGCTCAGGGGAACGTTCCGGGCATCGAGGGCAACATGATAAATAGCGGCGGTGCAGACACTGGGTTTGCCGGAGGAAATGATCAAGACATGTACGTTCCAAACGCCGGCACAGGAGGCAACATCGGGAGTGGCAGTGGGAGCGGTGTGTACGACGACGCCTGGTAG
- the HIS6 gene encoding 1-(5-phosphoribosyl)-5- ((5-phosphoribosylamino)methylideneamino)imidazole-4-carboxamide isomerase HIS6 (similar to Saccharomyces cerevisiae HIS6 (YIL020C); ancestral locus Anc_7.193) encodes MTRFIGCIDLHDGEVKQIVGGTLSDKNTDSNAQLRTNFVSTKPSSYYAALYKANNVTGSHVIKLGPNNDSAAREALKTAPLFLQVGGGINDTNCLEWLETASKVIVTSWLFDSEGNFLLDRLQKISSLCGRDRLVVDLSCRKTQHGTWVVAMNKWQKLTNLELTQETFAKLSVYTSEFLIHAADVEGLCRGIDEPLVSKLNEWTSGLDKSIKIVYAGGAKSIQDLELVEKLSEGRVDLTYGSSLDIFGGKLVAFDDCCQWNQTTNEL; translated from the coding sequence ATGACGCGATTTATAGGGTGTATTGATTTGCATGACGGGGAGGTTAAGCAGATCGTCGGTGGTACGCTTTCTGACAAAAATACTGATTCCAATGCTCAATTGAGGACGAATTTCGTCTCTACCAAACCGTCTTCCTACTATGCTGCTTTGTACAAAGCTAATAACGTCACTGGTTCACACGTAATTAAACTGGGTCCCAATAACGATTCGGCCGCTAGGGAGGCGCTGAAAACAGCACCTTTATTTTTGCAAGTTGGTGGTGGAATCAATGATACCAACTGTTTGGAATGGTTGGAAACTGCATCTAAAGTAATCGTCACAAGTTGGTTGTTTGATTCCGAGGGGAATTTCTTGCTAGACCgtttacaaaaaatatccAGTCTGTGTGGTAGGGACCGGCTTGTAGTGGACCTAAGTTGCAGAAAGACACAGCATGGGACCTGGGTTGTCGCGATGAATAAGTGGCAGAAGTTGACCAACTTGGAATTGACGCAGGAAACGTTTGCCAAACTGAGCGTGTACACGAGCGAGTTTCTGATTCATGCGGCAGACGTCGAAGGTTTGTGCCGCGGTATCGATGAACCCCTGGTGTCGAAACTGAACGAATGGACTTCCGGTTTGGATAAATCGATCAAGATTGTCTACGCAGGCGGCGCTAAGAGCATTCAAGATCTTGAACTCGTAGAAAAATTAAGCGAGGGTAGAGTCGATCTGACCTACGGCAGCTCACTTGACATTTTTGGTGGTAAATTGGTCGCGTTCGATGACTGTTGTCAGTGGAACCAAACCACAAATGAACTTTGA
- the KNAG0H02720 gene encoding 60S ribosomal protein eL29 (similar to Saccharomyces cerevisiae RPL29 (YFR032C-A); ancestral locus Anc_7.189), with the protein MSKSKNHTAHNQTKKAHRNGIKKPKTYKYPSLKGVDPKFRRNHKHALHGTARTLAAARAAKK; encoded by the coding sequence ATGTCCAAGTCTAAGAACCATACAGCTCATAACCAAACGAAGAAGGCCCACAGAAACGGTATTAAGAAGCCTAAGACCTACAAGTACCCATCTTTGAAGGGTGTTGATCCAAAGTTCAGAAGAAACCACAAGCACGCCTTGCACGGTACCGCCAGAACTTTGGCTGCTGCTCGCGCCGCTAAGAAGTAA
- the RPL2B gene encoding 60S ribosomal protein uL2 (similar to Saccharomyces cerevisiae RPL2A (YFR031C-A) and RPL2B (YIL018W); ancestral locus Anc_7.187), producing the protein MGRVIRNQRKGAGSIFTSHTRLRQGAAKLRTLDYAERHGYIRGVVKQIVHDAGRGAPLAKVVFRDPYKFKLREEIFIANEGVHTGQFIYAGKKATLNVGNVLPLGEVPEGTIISNVEEKPGDRGALARASGNYVIVIGHNPDDNKTRVRLPSGAKKIISSDARGTIGVVAGGGRVDKPLLKAGRAFHKYRLKRNSWPKTRGVAMNPVDHPHGGGNHQHIGKASTISRGAVSGQKAGLIAARRTGLLRGSQKTQD; encoded by the exons ATGG GTAGAGTTATTCGTAACCAAAGAAAGGGTGCTGGTTCCATCTTCACCTCTCACACCAGATTGAGACAAGGTGCTGCCAAGTTGAGAACCTTGGACTACGCCGAACGTCATGGTTACATCCGTGGTGTCGTCAAGCAAATTGTCCACGACGCCGGTAGAGGTGCTCCATTGGCCAAGGTTGTCTTCCGTGACCCATACAAGTTCAAGCTACGTGAAGAGATCTTCATCGCTAACGAAGGTGTCCACACTGGTCAATTCATCTACGCTGGTAAGAAGGCTACTTTGAACGTCGGTAACGTCCTACCATTGGGTGAAGTCCCAGAAGGTACCATTATCTCCAACGTCGAAGAGAAGCCAGGTGACAGAGGTGCTCTAGCCAGAGCTTCCGGTAACTACGTTATCGTTATTGGTCACAACCCAGATGACAACAAGACCAGAGTCAGACTTCCTTCCGGTGCCAAGAAGATCATCTCTTCCGACGCCAGAGGTACCATCGGTGTTGTtgccggtggtggtagAGTCGACAAGCCATTGTTGAAGGCTGGTCGTGCTTTCCACAAGTACAGACTAAAGAGAAACTCTTGGCCAAAGACCCGTGGTGTTGCCATGAATCCAGTTGACCATCCTCACGGTGGTGGTAACCATCAACATATTGGTAAGGCTTCCACCATTTCTAGAGGTGCTGTCTCCGGTCAAAAGGCTGGTTTGATTGCCGCTAGAAGAACTGGTTTGTTGCGTGGTTCTCAAAAGACCCAAGATTAA
- the VID28 gene encoding glucose-induced degradation complex subunit VID28 (similar to Saccharomyces cerevisiae VID28 (YIL017C); ancestral locus Anc_7.184), with amino-acid sequence MHGALEGAANLPGNRAFVGDQISKARFFVENDSKVIADLVNISLTDLVTEQHDKLDALYSLLNLGDKLRKELGFLYYNMVRQVYDNVKLHEDIEKNDSETNYKFIKLIALCTRFCSGVKYAHGANLQTFSENLIQLYYIEPTENNVKKEMSFFEKASLHASLEFFLLSIDENAMNSGFVDKLGKMMLVIANNYIGNMQFKHVVKKKIPQENYTSSDCEKELFSQDWLSDFSLIPDPVEITSKLDRKILTTALVLYSKIAHTSKETTNLWSTQHFRIFVSSLLKTTNLDLRLASLEFVLHPFLHQINDETYKNECLSNYLTYLMESFNVESLPLWFDPFDKLVELLELFNNSCPVDNPILHFICENKLIKGFLNLFSKTLSIKKPNYNTTKTIIKLIRLFAAVTAYNETFRVMLLKDENLVAKSENGVLHHIRMLREFTSYYSSLDDSTKEECYPPLYDSEITTAWLLLLKSFSRSLVILRVDMKRSMLPGITSEIIRVNYDIIKHHYKVGDAFLISELKVLSLALANVCNLIMEFSSLQDSVLSNGLVETIGEMLTDPVFNCQLQQQLVAVKENQIDLERITILESLDLDEIKKYSLWVLRNLMFNSQNFDKLELLGKIPLDTILDFINDPSWLVQEQCFQLVRNLTCNSRKIVNMLLEKFKKIDYKWNPETGLSTPVGSTYLFEFLAKKLRLLDITDKPQRNILEAILYIINNLAAVNENKKDLVMEQEEILSILRDILNESSENPGRYGNDEDLKLASLWVLNNLLWNSTVSNYTQYVLEGYAESTREFKNDDSFDPSNHGTRNKFLSDHVSRRNKPSDDSTGDDDSNATYDTDNSSNNDDDDSDEFVHSSFGTLTDSSKIQANRITALRCKKLVSMGLYDAVKWNIFDARTNTREKARLLLRHMDILLHSST; translated from the coding sequence ATGCACGGTGCGTTAGAAGGTGCAGCAAATCTTCCTGGCAATCGAGCATTTGTTGGGGATCAAATAAGCAAAGCACGATTTTTTGTGGAGAATGACTCGAAGGTAATAGCTGATTTGGTCAATATCTCTCTAACTGATTTAGTTACTGAGCAACATGATAAACTAGACGCCCTGTACTCTCTGTTGAACTTGGGGGACAAATTGAGGAAGGAGCTAGGATTTCTTTATTACAATATGGTAAGGCAGGTTTATGATAACGTAAAGTTGCATGAAGATATCGAGAAAAACGACTCTGAGACTAACTATAAATTTATCAAGCTGATAGCTCTTTGCACAAGATTTTGTTCCGGTGTTAAGTATGCTCATGGAGCGAACCTGCAAACGTTTTCCGAAAACCTGATTCAGTTATATTACATTGAGCCTACTGAGAACAATGTCAAAAAGGAAATGTCCTTCTTCGAAAAAGCTAGTTTACATGCATCGCTCGAGTTTTTTCTGCTATCGATTGACGAAAACGCCATGAATTCTGGCTTTGTTGATAAACTAGGAAAGATGATGTTAGTGATAGCAAATAACTACATTGGGAATATGCAATTTAAACATGTTgtaaaaaagaaaatacccCAAGAAAATTATACGAGCTCTGACTGCGAGAAGGAGCTTTTTTCACAAGATTGGTTAAGCGATTTTTCATTAATACCAGATCCCGTCGAGATAACAAGCAAACTAGATAGGAAAATTTTGACGACAGCTCTTGTTTTATATTCCAAAATTGCACATActtcaaaagaaacgaCGAATTTATGGTCAACTCAGCATTTTAGAATATTTGTGTCAAGTTTACTAAAGACAACAAACTTAGACTTAAGGCTAGCATCCCTGGAGTTTGTTTTGCACCCCTTCCTACATCAGATCAACGACGAAACGTATAAAAACGAATGCCTTTCCAACTACCTAACGTATCTCATGGAATCGTTCAATGTCGAATCCTTACCCCTTTGGTTCGATCCCTTTGATAAACTGGTGGAGTTGCTTGAACTATTCAATAATTCTTGTCCAGTTGATAACCCTATCCTTCATTTCATTTGTGAAAACAAGTTAATTAAAGGTTTCCTCAATTTATTCTCAAAAACACTTTCAATAAAGAAGCCCAACTACAACACGACAAAAACCATCATCAAGCTGATAAGGCTATTTGCTGCAGTAACAGCGTACAACGAGACCTTCAGGGTTATGCTTCTTAAGGACGAGAATTTAGTCGCAAAGTCTGAGAATGGCGTTTTGCATCATATTCGCATGCTGAGAGAATTCACGTCATACTATAGTTCTTTGGATGATTCTACCAAAGAGGAGTGTTATCCCCCTTTGTATGATTCTGAGATTACTACAGCttggttgctgctgttgaagtcGTTTTCAAGAAGTCTCGTGATCTTACGTGTGGACATGAAGAGAAGTATGCTGCCAGGCATAACTTCTGAAATTATAAGGGTGAATTATGATATTATCAAGCACCATTACAAGGTGGGGGATGCATTTTTGATATCGGAACTAAAAGTGTTGAGTTTAGCCCTTGCGAACGTTTGCAATTTGATCATGGAGTTCTCATCACTACAGGACTCTGTTCTATCAAATGGGTTGGTTGAAACAATAGGTGAAATGTTAACGGACCCCGTTTTCAATTGTCAGTTGCAACAACAGCTGGTTGCTGTAAAGGAGAACCAAATTGACCTTGAACGAATAACTATTTTAGAGAGTCTTGATCTTGATGAGATTAAGAAGTACTCTCTGTGGGTTTTGAGAAATCTAATGTTTAAttctcaaaattttgacaAGCTTGAATTATTGGGTAAGATACCTTTGGATACAATATTAGATTTCATAAATGATCCATCTTGGCTGGTCCAAGAACAATGCTTTCAACTAGTGAGAAATTTGACCTGTAACTCGAGAAAAATAGTCAATATGCTCCTAGAGAAATTTAAAAAGATCGACTATAAGTGGAATCCAGAAACTGGTTTATCGACGCCAGTAGGTTCCACCTATCTCTTCGAGTTTCTGGCTAAAAAGTTGAGACTACTAGATATCACTGATAAACCGCAAAGAAACATACTGGAAGCGATACTGTACATTATCAACAATTTGGCCGCTGTTaatgaaaataaaaaggaTTTGGTTATGGAGCAAGAAGAGATTTTGAGTATATTACGGGATATTTTGAATGAATCCTCGGAAAACCCTGGCCGGTATGGTAACGATGAAGACCTGAAATTGGCCAGTCTATGGGTTTTGAACAACCTGTTGTGGAACTCGACGGTTTCAAATTATACGCAATATGTATTAGAGGGGTATGCCGAAAGCACCAGGGAGTTCAAAAATGACGATTCATTTGACCCTAGCAATCACGGAACAAGGAACAAGTTTTTGTCGGACCACGTGTCTCGCCGCAATAAACCTTCAGATGACAGCACCGGGGATGATGATAGCAATGCAACTTACGATACTGATAATTCTAGCAATaatgatgacgatgacagTGATGAGTTTGTTCACTCGTCTTTTGGCACCCTTACTGATTCGAGCAAAATACAAGCTAACAGAATAACGGCTCTCCGGTGTAAAAAACTGGTCTCGATGGGTCTCTACGACGCGGTGAAATGGAACATATTTGATGCACGAACGAATACGAGAGAGAAGGCACGACTGTTGCTTCGTCATATGGATATTTTATTGCATAGTTCCACGTGA
- the SNL1 gene encoding Snl1p (similar to Saccharomyces cerevisiae SNL1 (YIL016W); ancestral locus Anc_7.183) translates to MSTVNADFLATVQENANVIALTTVVAIFVSAFLWASCKGSNGSKKSAGGKKPAQSKKPAEMTLEAQIENVRLRYVNEFQTRIASLKKHFDGRDEKNVYERNYCNEMLLKLMIQLDGIDLVDVEQPRKGELKLKRKEVIRLIQGELKVLDELS, encoded by the coding sequence ATGTCTACAGTCAATGCTGATTTTCTAGCTACCGTGCAAGAAAACGCCAATGTTATCGCCTTAACTACTGTTGTGGCCATTTTTGTATCTGCCTTTCTATGGGCATCTTGTAAAGGATCTAATGGCAGCAAGAAATCAGCCGGAGGCAAAAAACCTGCTCAAAGCAAAAAACCAGCTGAAATGACACTGGAAGCTCAGATTGAAAACGTGCGCTTGAGATATGTCAATGAGTTTCAAACGAGAATTGCGAGCttaaaaaaacattttgatGGACGCGATGAGAAGAATGTTTATGAACGTAATTATTGTAATGAAATGCTGCTGAAATTGATGATCCAGTTGGACGGTATTGACCTAGTTGATGTAGAACAACCAAGAAAGGGAGAACtaaaattgaagagaaaagagGTCATCAGGTTGATCCAAGGCGAATTGAAAGTGCTTGATGAATTGAGTTGA